From the genome of Streptacidiphilus rugosus AM-16, one region includes:
- a CDS encoding glycosyltransferase family protein translates to MTPALALVEPRADRTDGHYTRTLLALAQADGDALAVLPPLTPTALAEQLGTAGAHVAVRPHGTAAAVLHAAARHTADAATAVGALFHSRRWPRRMRRLTHQLALLATALREAAAVRTAHRLRPGTAVVVLTAAPGLHALVGLLGGRHLRFVHEITTTEDLPLRLIGHLARPGRARVLVLAPTSPVKDDITARFPGLPVQVRPYAVADPTDRVSATERAKARADRGLTGRHTAVALVGGWWPEKDLLTVDRALAQLTRPVDLLVTGYPLDHQRIDQWHALPGVRVHLIPGPASDREVRELYAAADAVLVSRHRGVGKESGLVADAIRFGLPLLCSEHRPDLTRQLTGKPWARTYPVGDPAQLAALLDQLADQPLPPPGPDAAVLLGIPTAADQVAFLTNRQPGEPR, encoded by the coding sequence ATGACCCCCGCACTCGCCCTGGTCGAGCCCCGGGCCGACCGCACCGACGGGCACTACACCCGCACCCTGCTCGCGCTCGCCCAGGCCGACGGCGACGCCCTCGCGGTCCTCCCACCGCTCACCCCCACCGCCCTGGCCGAACAGCTCGGGACGGCTGGCGCCCACGTCGCGGTTCGGCCACACGGCACCGCCGCAGCCGTGCTGCACGCGGCGGCACGCCACACGGCCGACGCCGCCACCGCGGTCGGCGCGCTGTTCCACTCCCGGCGCTGGCCCCGCCGAATGCGCCGACTCACCCACCAGCTGGCGCTGCTGGCCACCGCCCTGCGCGAGGCCGCCGCCGTCCGCACCGCCCACCGACTGCGCCCCGGCACGGCCGTCGTGGTGCTCACCGCCGCACCCGGCCTTCACGCCCTGGTCGGCCTCCTCGGCGGCCGGCACCTGCGCTTCGTCCACGAGATCACCACCACCGAGGACCTCCCGCTGCGCCTGATCGGCCATCTCGCCCGCCCAGGCCGGGCCAGGGTGCTGGTCCTGGCCCCCACCAGCCCGGTCAAGGACGACATCACCGCACGCTTCCCCGGCCTGCCGGTACAGGTCCGCCCCTACGCCGTTGCCGACCCCACGGACCGCGTCAGCGCCACCGAGCGGGCCAAGGCCCGCGCCGACCGGGGGCTGACCGGCCGTCACACCGCCGTCGCCCTGGTCGGCGGCTGGTGGCCCGAGAAGGACCTGCTGACCGTGGACCGGGCGCTGGCCCAGCTCACCCGCCCGGTCGACCTGCTGGTCACCGGCTACCCGCTGGACCACCAGCGGATCGACCAGTGGCACGCCCTGCCCGGTGTTCGGGTCCACCTGATCCCAGGGCCGGCCAGCGACCGGGAAGTGCGCGAGCTCTACGCGGCGGCCGACGCCGTCCTGGTCTCCCGGCACCGCGGCGTCGGGAAGGAGTCCGGCCTGGTCGCCGACGCGATCCGCTTCGGCCTCCCCCTGCTGTGCTCCGAGCACCGGCCCGACCTCACTCGCCAGCTCACCGGCAAGCCGTGGGCCCGCACCTACCCCGTCGGCGACCCCGCCCAGCTCGCCGCGCTGCTCGACCAGCTCGCCGACCAGCCGCTGCCGCCACCCGGTCCGGACGCCGCCGTCCTGCTCGGCATCCCCACAGCGGCCGACCAGGTCGCGTTCCTGACCAACCGCCAGCCCGGAGAGCCCCGATGA
- a CDS encoding glycosyltransferase family protein has product MPRILYLLNISNPSQLSADSGWQFADLLAPALIDQGTELVVAAPARVTDERAHFQRMPVPASKYRVRFDPGMDYLVGVIRRTNPDVVVANQIEAAPAIRAALLEAKSPALLAGYCHYLPFSFAEGGQLRIDPAMDDRGLGLPVHLAFAAGLAALDRVLVHSATAASSVSAAASRAGADVTERLRVVPAPRDERLVRDAGELTAPAPGEPVTGMYNHRLYAHYGTARFVKLADRLTSEAEVQVRLRVMDLFGQRSPERIALDDSPERMRDQLAATPGVDILTDGGDRTAYRNLLVTSNFALAPFRPGCPWAMSVVDCQGMGLPVIAPRTGWFAEHIDDELLFSTSTQALALVERLATDPVFYLEHAKRALASTADFHPALVAARYLEAVS; this is encoded by the coding sequence GTGCCCCGCATCCTGTACCTGCTGAACATCTCCAACCCGAGCCAGCTCAGCGCCGACTCCGGCTGGCAGTTCGCCGATCTGCTCGCCCCCGCGCTCATCGACCAGGGCACCGAGCTGGTGGTCGCGGCCCCCGCCCGCGTCACCGACGAGCGCGCCCACTTCCAGCGCATGCCCGTGCCGGCGTCGAAGTACCGGGTCCGCTTCGACCCGGGCATGGACTACCTGGTCGGGGTGATCCGCCGCACGAACCCGGACGTCGTGGTCGCCAACCAGATCGAGGCCGCACCCGCGATCCGGGCCGCACTACTGGAGGCCAAGTCGCCCGCGCTGCTGGCCGGCTACTGCCACTACCTGCCGTTCTCCTTCGCCGAGGGCGGCCAGCTGCGGATCGATCCGGCGATGGACGACCGCGGCCTGGGCCTGCCGGTCCACCTCGCCTTCGCCGCCGGCCTCGCCGCGCTGGACCGGGTCCTGGTGCATTCCGCGACCGCCGCGTCCTCGGTCAGCGCCGCCGCCTCCCGCGCCGGCGCCGACGTCACCGAGCGGTTGCGGGTCGTGCCCGCGCCCAGGGACGAGCGCCTGGTCCGCGACGCCGGCGAACTCACCGCACCCGCCCCCGGCGAGCCGGTCACCGGCATGTACAACCACCGCCTGTACGCGCACTACGGCACCGCTCGCTTCGTCAAGCTCGCCGACCGCCTCACCAGCGAGGCCGAAGTGCAGGTGCGGCTGCGGGTGATGGACCTGTTTGGGCAGCGCAGCCCGGAGCGGATCGCGCTGGACGACAGCCCCGAGCGGATGCGCGACCAGCTCGCGGCCACGCCCGGCGTCGACATCCTGACCGACGGCGGCGACCGAACCGCCTACCGGAACCTGCTGGTCACCTCGAACTTCGCCCTCGCCCCGTTCCGGCCGGGCTGCCCGTGGGCGATGTCGGTGGTCGACTGCCAGGGCATGGGGCTGCCCGTCATCGCCCCGCGGACTGGCTGGTTCGCCGAGCACATCGACGACGAGCTGCTGTTCTCCACCAGCACGCAGGCCCTCGCCCTGGTCGAGCGCCTGGCCACGGACCCGGTCTTCTACCTGGAGCACGCCAAGCGGGCCCTCGCCTCCACCGCCGACTTCCACCCCGCCCTGGTCGCCGCCCGCTACCTGGAGGCCGTCTCGTGA
- a CDS encoding helix-turn-helix domain-containing protein, producing MHQQQPTDELTVEQAHEDFAAEVSYWREVRGDSKRGLALKMGFDPSYVSHIESGRHKPTEEFARQADKHLQAGNAIWQRYLAYETARRTGGGTAQPVPAQRHDMPYATGSALVVEHDQARLDYDGSSYRATMRRRLRNTGSEPITRYLIRISVDRYPGDPELSNAHYRANPLTWDELTLTATCRGEEMVWSAKHDRDAFKEVWLVFENSRGRFPLYPGESVWIEYAYTVSDTKWGCWFQRAVRLPTQHLQVQLAFPARLDPVVWGTETSMTAEASPLRTPPVRSEEDGARIFTWSTAAPALHARYRLEWRFRARPEPQEQVREFG from the coding sequence GTGCACCAGCAGCAGCCGACGGACGAGCTCACCGTTGAACAGGCGCACGAGGACTTCGCCGCCGAGGTGTCCTACTGGCGCGAGGTGCGCGGCGACTCCAAGCGCGGACTCGCCCTCAAGATGGGCTTCGACCCGTCCTACGTCAGCCACATCGAGTCCGGCCGCCACAAGCCCACCGAGGAGTTCGCCCGGCAAGCCGACAAGCACCTGCAGGCGGGCAACGCGATCTGGCAGCGCTACCTCGCTTACGAGACCGCGCGCCGCACCGGCGGCGGCACCGCCCAGCCAGTCCCCGCCCAGCGGCACGACATGCCCTATGCGACCGGCTCCGCGCTGGTGGTCGAGCACGACCAGGCGCGCCTGGACTACGACGGCTCCAGCTACCGGGCCACCATGCGCCGTCGCCTGCGCAACACCGGCAGCGAGCCGATCACGCGGTACCTGATCCGCATCAGCGTCGACCGCTACCCCGGCGACCCCGAGCTGTCCAACGCCCACTACCGCGCCAACCCGCTGACCTGGGATGAACTCACACTCACGGCCACCTGCCGGGGCGAGGAGATGGTCTGGAGCGCGAAGCACGACCGCGACGCGTTCAAGGAGGTCTGGCTGGTCTTCGAGAACAGCCGCGGACGCTTCCCGCTCTATCCCGGCGAGAGCGTGTGGATCGAGTACGCCTACACCGTCTCGGACACCAAGTGGGGCTGCTGGTTCCAGCGCGCGGTCCGGCTGCCGACCCAGCACCTCCAGGTCCAGCTCGCCTTCCCCGCGCGCCTCGACCCGGTCGTGTGGGGCACCGAGACCTCGATGACCGCCGAGGCGTCACCGCTGCGGACCCCTCCGGTCCGCAGCGAGGAGGACGGGGCGAGGATCTTCACCTGGTCCACGGCTGCCCCCGCCCTGCACGCCCGCTACCGTCTGGAGTGGAGGTTCCGGGCCAGGCCCGAACCGCAGGAACAGGTGAGGGAGTTCGGGTGA
- a CDS encoding peptide deformylase: MIQVQPSQQMRDLGVVQYGEEVLTRPARPFRLPDERDQADTVVDQLLAAMEPISRVHSFAKGMGIAAPQIGIDRAAAVVQPAEAGAPAIILLNPRITDHSPDSDEQYEGCLSFFDVRGLVPRPLAITVETTTLDGQTICTVYERGLARLIHHEIDHLDGLLYLSRMRPGVEPLPVEQYRQTGRSWSYEA, from the coding sequence GTGATCCAAGTGCAGCCCAGCCAGCAGATGCGCGACCTCGGCGTGGTCCAGTACGGCGAGGAGGTCCTCACCCGGCCCGCCCGCCCGTTCCGTCTGCCCGACGAGCGCGACCAGGCCGACACCGTCGTCGACCAACTCCTGGCCGCGATGGAACCGATCAGCCGAGTGCACTCCTTCGCCAAGGGCATGGGCATCGCCGCACCCCAGATCGGCATCGACCGCGCCGCCGCGGTGGTCCAGCCCGCCGAGGCCGGCGCGCCCGCCATCATCCTGCTGAACCCCCGCATCACCGACCACTCCCCCGACAGCGACGAACAGTACGAAGGTTGCCTCAGTTTCTTCGACGTTCGCGGCCTGGTCCCACGCCCGCTGGCCATCACCGTGGAGACCACCACGCTGGACGGCCAGACCATCTGCACCGTCTACGAGCGCGGCCTCGCGCGGCTGATCCACCACGAGATCGACCACCTCGACGGCCTGCTCTACCTGTCCCGGATGCGCCCGGGTGTCGAACCGCTGCCAGTGGAGCAGTACCGGCAGACCGGCCGGTCCTGGTCCTACGAGGCCTAA
- a CDS encoding SAF domain-containing protein — MVTKPRTAPDSGVLPVPGLPDAPRRARRPVLMAAGLALAAVGGLGAYAMVSQAGDRMPVLALAHAVPKGQVIGRSDLAVAQVAPDPALAPIAVADDGEVLGKQAAMDLPAGSLITLASVTSKAPSSAGKTVVGVLAKPGQVPAGLLQPGDSVTVVETPAAGATKVSPVPETVTAVVVSVVGPDANGALVVNLATDAGSAPQLAEWAALGQVAITVQGH; from the coding sequence ATGGTGACGAAACCGCGCACCGCGCCCGACTCCGGCGTGCTGCCGGTGCCGGGCCTGCCGGACGCCCCGCGCCGGGCGCGGCGGCCGGTGCTGATGGCGGCCGGGCTGGCGCTGGCCGCGGTCGGTGGTCTGGGCGCTTACGCGATGGTCAGTCAGGCCGGGGACCGGATGCCTGTGCTGGCGTTGGCCCACGCGGTGCCGAAGGGGCAGGTGATCGGCCGCTCGGATCTGGCAGTGGCGCAGGTCGCCCCGGACCCGGCGCTGGCGCCGATCGCGGTCGCCGATGACGGTGAAGTGCTGGGCAAGCAGGCCGCGATGGATCTGCCGGCGGGCTCGCTGATCACGCTGGCGTCGGTGACAAGCAAGGCACCCTCGAGCGCGGGGAAGACCGTGGTGGGGGTACTGGCGAAGCCGGGCCAGGTGCCCGCCGGGCTGCTGCAGCCCGGCGACAGCGTCACGGTCGTGGAGACCCCCGCGGCCGGTGCGACGAAGGTCAGCCCGGTCCCGGAGACGGTCACCGCGGTGGTCGTGTCCGTCGTGGGTCCGGACGCCAACGGCGCGCTCGTGGTGAACCTGGCCACCGATGCGGGCAGTGCTCCGCAGCTGGCCGAGTGGGCGGCACTGGGGCAGGTCGCGATCACCGTGCAGGGGCACTGA
- a CDS encoding CpaF family protein, which produces MADTLPRGTAPRDPNEHLRARFEQALQQSRPAPPPTLLPPPPARSGTSGPAALPVAALPTGGGAGLLPVDFTVIGELRGQVATQLAARTAEAGALEVEDREQLGWQLVVETVARWGTDYAATTKPLSKAQESEVAQAVFDDLFRAGRLQPLLNDPGVEDIRICGNDPVEVIYQDRPRAVLPPLVATDADLVTLINQLARTQGQGERTLSPAGPTLNMRLVDGSRLAAAYLVTPRPQVVIRKHRLRSTHLGDLVGWGTLDSVLAQFLASAVRARKNIFVVGGQGAGKTSLLRAMSREIAPGERIGTLESEFELWLHELEGGPQVVPFEEREGNGERDAQGRLLGQISMADLFPQLLRMSLRRVIVGEVRSVEVVPMLHAMNEGEGGSMCTLHARTARSAIDRVVTLCLESGIGMTTELAYRLIAQAVDFIVYIRQVDETEIGGVKHRFVEEVLEVTGIGEGGRPAVQRIFAPRGDGEARDPRGVPHTTPLCIDDLERAGFNRQWLHNPAGAWGPKPQTVRPL; this is translated from the coding sequence GTGGCTGACACTCTGCCCCGCGGCACCGCCCCGAGGGACCCGAACGAGCACCTGCGGGCCCGCTTCGAGCAGGCGCTGCAGCAGTCGCGCCCGGCTCCCCCGCCCACTCTCCTCCCGCCACCGCCGGCCCGCTCGGGCACATCGGGGCCTGCGGCACTTCCCGTCGCCGCCCTCCCAACGGGCGGTGGGGCCGGGCTGTTACCGGTCGACTTCACTGTGATCGGGGAGCTGCGCGGGCAGGTCGCCACCCAGCTGGCGGCCCGCACGGCCGAGGCCGGTGCGCTGGAGGTCGAGGACCGTGAGCAGCTGGGCTGGCAGCTGGTGGTCGAGACGGTCGCGCGGTGGGGCACCGACTACGCGGCCACGACGAAGCCGCTGAGCAAGGCGCAGGAGAGCGAGGTCGCGCAGGCGGTCTTCGATGACCTGTTCCGCGCCGGCCGTTTGCAGCCGCTGCTGAACGACCCCGGGGTGGAGGACATCCGGATCTGCGGCAACGACCCGGTCGAGGTCATCTACCAGGACCGCCCCCGAGCTGTCCTGCCGCCGCTGGTGGCCACGGACGCCGACCTGGTCACGCTGATCAACCAGCTGGCGCGCACCCAGGGACAGGGCGAGCGGACCCTGTCACCGGCCGGTCCGACGTTGAACATGCGCCTGGTCGACGGCTCCCGGCTCGCGGCCGCCTACCTGGTCACCCCGCGACCGCAGGTCGTCATCCGCAAGCATCGCCTGCGCTCCACCCACCTGGGCGATCTGGTCGGCTGGGGCACCCTCGACAGCGTGCTGGCGCAGTTCCTGGCCTCCGCCGTCCGCGCTCGCAAGAACATCTTCGTGGTCGGCGGCCAGGGCGCGGGCAAGACGAGCCTGTTGCGCGCGATGTCCCGCGAGATCGCGCCCGGGGAACGTATCGGAACGCTGGAGTCGGAGTTCGAGCTGTGGCTGCACGAACTCGAAGGCGGCCCCCAGGTCGTCCCGTTCGAGGAACGCGAGGGCAACGGCGAACGCGACGCCCAGGGCCGGCTGCTGGGCCAGATCAGCATGGCCGACCTGTTCCCCCAGCTGCTGCGCATGTCGCTGCGCCGCGTCATCGTCGGCGAGGTCCGCTCGGTGGAGGTCGTGCCGATGCTGCACGCCATGAACGAGGGCGAGGGCGGGTCGATGTGCACGCTCCACGCCCGCACCGCCCGCTCCGCGATCGACCGCGTCGTCACCCTGTGCCTGGAATCCGGCATCGGGATGACCACCGAACTGGCCTACCGGCTCATCGCCCAGGCCGTCGACTTCATCGTCTACATCCGCCAAGTCGACGAGACCGAGATCGGCGGCGTCAAGCACCGCTTCGTCGAAGAGGTCCTGGAAGTGACAGGCATCGGCGAAGGCGGCCGCCCCGCCGTACAGCGGATCTTCGCACCCCGCGGCGACGGCGAGGCCCGCGACCCCCGCGGCGTCCCCCACACCACCCCGCTGTGCATCGACGACCTCGAACGCGCCGGCTTCAACCGCCAGTGGCTCCACAACCCGGCCGGCGCCTGGGGCCCGAAACCGCAGACAGTGAGGCCCCTGTGA
- a CDS encoding type II secretion system F family protein: MTPSLMALIAAAAGGAGAIGLLVAVAAWAGWLEPAAPRRRGRGERKLRALAGVDGGAGRAAWWAGRRTRVLTGSLVLVVVWLATGWPMAGLLSGIAAANISWLFNPGREHAEKINRLEGLEEWVRRMSDIHTVGLSLEGAVIRSVATVPDSIAAPVRLLAGRLGAGWPPDGAYRAFADDLDDVTADMIVALMLLHVQDRGAGLGKALKDLSTSVAEEVLMRRKVEADRAKPRANMRWITVFCLVVFGLSTFSGAYTRPYSSVGGQLAMIAFAVVFVLLLVWMRRMANLRPVPRFLSRADRTLSPAERAHAADERTGRSRK; encoded by the coding sequence GTGACTCCTTCGTTGATGGCCCTGATCGCCGCGGCCGCCGGCGGCGCGGGCGCGATCGGACTGCTGGTGGCCGTCGCCGCGTGGGCGGGATGGCTCGAGCCCGCTGCCCCCCGTCGGCGTGGCCGCGGCGAGAGGAAGCTGCGGGCTCTTGCCGGGGTGGACGGCGGCGCGGGACGAGCTGCCTGGTGGGCCGGCCGGCGCACCAGGGTGCTGACCGGCTCCCTGGTGCTGGTGGTGGTGTGGCTGGCGACGGGCTGGCCGATGGCCGGGCTGCTGTCGGGGATCGCCGCGGCAAACATCAGCTGGCTGTTCAATCCGGGCCGCGAGCACGCCGAGAAGATCAACCGGCTCGAGGGGCTGGAGGAGTGGGTGCGGCGCATGTCCGACATCCACACCGTCGGCCTCTCCCTCGAGGGTGCGGTCATCCGCTCGGTGGCCACGGTCCCGGATTCGATCGCCGCGCCGGTCCGGCTCCTGGCCGGAAGGCTGGGGGCCGGCTGGCCGCCCGATGGCGCCTACCGGGCCTTCGCGGACGACCTGGACGACGTCACCGCCGACATGATCGTCGCCCTGATGCTGCTGCACGTCCAAGACCGCGGCGCAGGCCTTGGCAAAGCCCTCAAGGACCTGTCCACGTCGGTGGCCGAGGAGGTACTGATGCGCCGCAAGGTCGAGGCCGACCGGGCCAAGCCGCGCGCCAACATGCGCTGGATCACCGTGTTCTGCCTGGTCGTGTTCGGGCTGTCGACGTTCTCCGGCGCCTACACCCGTCCCTACAGCAGCGTCGGCGGACAGCTCGCGATGATCGCCTTCGCGGTCGTGTTCGTGCTCCTGCTGGTGTGGATGCGCCGGATGGCGAACCTGCGCCCGGTACCGCGCTTCCTGTCCCGCGCCGACCGCACCCTCTCCCCCGCGGAACGCGCCCACGCCGCCGACGAGCGGACCGGAAGGAGCCGGAAGTGA
- a CDS encoding type II secretion system F family protein, with the protein MISVVPAVVAGTAAGAGIAIAVAAALPGRSDLGDVLARLDASRLDVIAPPTQASTAHGVYERIGSTVLARFGTLGLPRRELEILRESPALWLGRKVAVALYGLMLPLLGGAVLAAMNEPLSFTVPGAAGLVFAAVFWFLMDVRIRQLAAEARLEFRVAVASYLELVGLERAADAGPTEALKRAAAVGDGWVFERIRDALLRAELAGIAPWDGLRHLSQEIGVPELGAPADIIAVAGEEGASVHSTLQAQARSLRGVLLTDQQAQANTASEKMVVPVAALVILMTVYIAYPAIARIINS; encoded by the coding sequence GTGATCTCCGTTGTCCCGGCCGTTGTGGCCGGCACCGCCGCCGGGGCGGGTATCGCGATCGCGGTCGCGGCCGCGCTCCCCGGGCGTTCCGACCTGGGGGACGTCCTGGCCCGCCTGGACGCCTCCCGCCTGGACGTCATCGCCCCACCCACCCAGGCCAGCACCGCGCACGGGGTGTACGAGCGGATCGGCTCAACAGTCTTGGCCCGGTTCGGCACGCTCGGGCTGCCGCGGCGCGAGCTGGAGATCCTGCGCGAGTCGCCGGCCCTGTGGCTGGGCCGCAAAGTCGCCGTCGCCCTGTACGGGCTGATGCTCCCGCTGCTGGGCGGCGCGGTGCTGGCCGCCATGAACGAGCCGCTGTCCTTCACCGTCCCGGGAGCGGCGGGGCTGGTGTTCGCGGCGGTGTTCTGGTTCCTGATGGACGTCCGCATCCGGCAGCTCGCCGCCGAGGCCCGCCTGGAGTTCCGCGTCGCGGTCGCCTCCTACCTCGAGCTCGTCGGCCTCGAACGCGCCGCCGACGCCGGTCCCACCGAAGCCCTCAAACGCGCGGCTGCCGTCGGCGACGGCTGGGTGTTCGAACGGATCCGCGACGCCCTGCTGCGAGCCGAACTCGCCGGCATCGCCCCCTGGGACGGCCTGCGCCACCTCTCGCAGGAGATCGGCGTGCCCGAGCTCGGCGCCCCCGCGGACATCATCGCCGTGGCCGGCGAGGAGGGCGCCTCCGTCCACTCCACCCTGCAGGCCCAGGCCCGCTCGCTGCGCGGCGTGCTGCTGACCGATCAGCAGGCCCAGGCCAACACCGCCTCGGAAAAGATGGTCGTCCCCGTGGCAGCCCTCGTCATCCTCATGACCGTCTACATCGCCTACCCGGCCATCGCCCGCATCATCAACAGCTGA